One segment of Ipomoea triloba cultivar NCNSP0323 chromosome 12, ASM357664v1 DNA contains the following:
- the LOC115998531 gene encoding DNA-directed RNA polymerase I subunit 1, with protein MLQAVEGASEAVEAVTFSFMTAKEVRRHSVMKVTNPNLLDLVGCPTPGGLYDPALGPSDERAQCKSCGQRSFHCPGHCGHIDLVSPVYNPLLFDMLHNLLQRTCLFCFHFKASRREVENCASQLRLIAKGDIIGAKQLGEASSEAKQLGEEFSNDYIDTDPVDCEGSHMSGLTGDYGSQDHFDHNKQQPYWDNFQFTEAMAVLNKFLKPKPTKCSKCKAKNPKISKPTFGWLHMAGISNTVLRENIIGGHKLEGWSTGGAKENITSEVVNDFETAETNSFLTTDGVENSMTPRSREDTVYHELEKQKRILSGPLLPSQVRDIIKLLWENEASICSFICDIQSQNLNKPDKVAGHSMFFLEAVLVPPIKFRPPAKGGDSVMEHPHTVMLNKVLQSNIALGNAHVNTTERSKIINRWMELQQSVNVLFDSKTAMAQGQKDAGTGICQLLEKKEGIFRQKMMGKRVNFACRSVISPDPYLAVNEIGIPPYFALRLTYPERVTPWNVAKLRDAIINGPEIHPGALSYSDRVSTVKLPLNRKMRVAVSRKLPSSRGVVTQSGKNSEYEFEGKVVYRHLQDGDIVLVNRQPTLHKPSIMAHVVRVLKGEKTLRMHYANCSSYNADFDGDEMNVHFPQDEVSRAEAYNIVNANEQYIVPTKGDTVRGLIQDHIVSAVILTMKNTFLTLDEFNQLLYGSGVFMAGHGSFSGDRSRKVSTVDSESFLQPVLPAVWKPKPLWTGKQVITSILNHLTRGFAPCTIRNKGKVPEKYFSKDKDNTADNKFIIWKNEFVRGVLDKAQFGKFGLVHTVQELYGSNIAGALLSAFSRLFTIFLQTHGFTCGVDDLIILPDYDSRRKEHLEGNDVGEEVHANFVKFKPGEIGPVELQLEIEKAISTDKENAVAFLDMKMKNKLNQKAEKMDKDLLQKGLLRPFPKNCISLMTVTGAKGSTVNFQQISSYLGQQELEGKRVPRMVSGKTLPCFPPWDFTARAGGFISDRFLTGLRPQEYYFHCMAGREGLVDTAVKTSRSGYLQRCLIKNLESLKVCYDYTVRDADGSIIQFYYGEDGIDVHRTSFLKNFKALQKNEETIRQKFHPARQFNSYIEKLPNGLEERVKKFWMERKAKLDEKSKKSLAKHVQEEHLEKQVEQLTADKKKLASFLKLVEQKYLFSLVQAGEPVGVIAGQSIGEPSTQMTLNTFHLAGRGEMNVTLGIPRLQEILMTASDVIKTPFLSCPFRGWTSRDDAQSLLAKVNKITVADMIESMEVHLLPISIHNKNISQVYKLIVKLKKHDFVSLEDCKYTLKSAFLRELEDAIENHLSLLSKISGIKNFKSSAQSVASNETDENASGAKSQEDMADDDDGDEEDDRTEDLGSDAQKRKQQATDEMDYDDGSDNELSEMKNDETDDVNSREEEAGDDDDEDDELRESSKPKSSEKKTKSTTKVKRKKEIFVKKESDRAIFVGTKGSCFEVQFRFTNEPHILLAQVAQKTAKKVYIKSSGKIHNCRMVKFDVDENTVLWDGEKKEKAKRLQNNESKNAPFYWALKAAGVDFGAFWELQDVLDVNRIYSNNIHAMLQTFGVEAARASLIREVKTVFGIYGVEIDFRHLSLIADYMTHNGGYQPMSRHGRIADSLSPFLKMSFETASKFIVEAASHGMTDNLEAPSSRICLGLPVKMGTGSFDLMQKLEIDAQ; from the exons ATGCTTCAAGCAGTTGAG GGTGCGTCTGAGGCCGTTGAGGCCGTTACTTTCAGTTTCATGACGGCCAAAGAGGTACGGCGCCACAGCGTAATGAAGGTTACCAATCCCAATCTTCTTGATTTGGTGGGGTGTCCTACTCCAGGGGGTTTATACGACCCAGCCTTGGGTCCTTCTGATGAACGTGCTCA GTGTAAATCATGTGGTCAGCGTTCATTTCACTGTCCAGGCCACTGTGGTCATATTGATCTTGTTTCTCCCGTCTACAATCCATTGCTGTTTGATATGCTGCATAATCTTTTGCAAAGAACATGCCTATTTTGCTTTCATTTTAAGGCAAGCAGGAGAGAG gtTGAGAACTGTGCCTCCCAATTGAGATTAATAGCAAAAGGTGATATTATAGGGGCCAAACAATTAGGTGAAGCATCATCAGAAGCCAAACAATTGGGTGAAGAATTTTCAAATGACTACATTGATACTGATCCTGTGGACTGTGAGGGAAGCCATATGTCAGGCCTTACTGGTGATTATGGTTCACAAGATCATTTTGACCATAATAAACAGCAACCATATTGGGACAATTTTCAGTTTACCGAAGCTATGGCAGTGTTGAATAAATTTCTAAAGCCAAAGCCCACTAAGTGCAGCAAATGCAAAGCAAAGAATCCAAAGATCAGTAAACCAACTTTTGGATGGCTTCATATG GCTGGCATTTCAAACACAGTACTTCGAGAAAATATTATTGGAGGTCATAAGTTGGAGGGATGGAGCACAGGTGGAGCCAAAGAAAACATTACTTCTGAGGTTGTGAATGACTTTGAAACTGCTGAAACCAACTCATTCCTGACTACGGATGGAGTAGAAAATTCTATGACACCCAGGAGTCGTGAAGATACTGTGTATCATGAGTTGGAAAAACAGAAGCGTATTCTTTCAGGACCTCTTTTACCTTCTCAG GTCAGAGATATTATAAAGCTCTTGTGGGAAAATGAAGCTTCTATCTGCTCTTTTATCTGTGACATTCAAAGCCAGAATCTTAATAAACCTGACAAGGTAGCAGGGCACTCTATGTTCTTCTTGGAGGCTGTTCTTGTCCCACCTATCAAATTCCGTCCACCTGCGAAAGGGGGAGACTCT GTAATGGAGCATCCACATACTGTTATGTTAAACAAGGTCCTTCAGTCGAATATAGCCTTGGGGAATGCTCATGTTAACACTACTGAACGTTCTAAGATCATCAACCGATGGATGGAACTTCAACAATCTGTAAATGTTTTATTTGATAGCAAAACTGCAATGG CTCAAGGTCAAAAAGATGCTGGTACTGGCATATGCCAATTGCTGGAAAAGAAAGAGGGTATCTTCCGCCAGAAAATGATGGGGAAGAGGGTCAATTTTGCATGCCGATCTGTTATATCTCCAGATCCTTATTTGGCTGTCAATGAAATTGGTATCCCGCCTTATTTTGCTCTCCGGCTAACTTATCCAGAG AGAGTGACTCCATGGAATGTTGCAAAATTGAGGGATGCTATTATCAATGGCCCTGAGATCCATCCTGGAGCTTTGTCATATTCTGATAGAGTATCCACAGTTAAGCTGCCACTAAATAGAAAGATGCGTGTAGCAGTATCTCGAAAATTGCCTTCTTCTAGGGGCGTGGTAACACAATCAGGGAAGAACAGTGAGTATGAATTTGAGGGAAAAGTTGTATACCGACACTTGCAGGATGGGGATATTGTGCTTGTCAATAGGCAG CCAACACTTCACAAACCCAGCATAATGGCACATGTAGTTCGTGTTTTGAAGGGGGAGAAAACGCTTCGTATGCATTATGCTAATTGCAG CTCTTACAATGCTGATTTTGATGGTGATGAAATGAATGTCCATTTTCCTCAAGATGAAGTTTCTCGTGCTGAAGCCTATAACATTGTAAATGCTAATGAACAATACATCGTTCCAACAAAGGGTGATACTGTTAGAGGCCTGATTCag GATCATATTGTAAGTGCTGTCATTCTTACAATGAAGAATACATTTTTAACTCTTGATGAGTTCAACCAACTTCTCTATGGGTCTGGTGTGTTCATGGCGGGGcatggttcattttctggagaTCGTTCTCGGAAAGTTTCAACAGTAGACTCTGAGAGTTTTCTGCAGCCTGTATTGCCTGCTGTGTGGAAACCAAAGCCTCTTTGGACTGGGAAGCAG GTCATTACTTCAATTCTAAACCATCTGACAAGAGGTTTCGCACCTTGTACCATCAGAAACAAAGGGAAAGTTCCGGAGAAATACTTCTCGAAAGATAAAGATAATACTGCTGATAATAAGTTTATCATTTGGAAAAATGAGTTTGTACGTGGTGTACTTGACAAGGCACAGTTTGGGAAGTTTGGTTTGGTCCACACTGTTCAGGAGCTTTATGGTTCAAACATTGCGGGAGCGTTGCTCTCTGCTTTTAGTCGATTATTTACCATTTTCTTGCAG ACTCATGGCTTCACATGTGGAGTGGATGACCTTATAATATTGCCTGACTATGACTCCAGAAGGAAAGAGCATCTTGAAGGGAATGATGTTGGTGAAGAAGTTCATGCTAATTTTGTTAAGTTCAAACCTGGAGAAATAG GTCCTGTAGAACTCCAGCTGGAAATTGAAAAAGCTATTAGCACAGATAAAGAAAATGCTGTAGCTTTCTTGGACATGAAGATGAAAAATAAACTGAACCAAAAAGCAGAAAAGATGGACAAAGATTTGCTTCAGAAAGGATTATTAAGACCGTTCCCCAAGAATTGCATCTCTCTTATGACAGTCACTGGGGCTAAGGGTAGTACG GTTAATTTTCAACAAATATCATCATATCTTGGCCAACAAGAGTTGGAAGGAAAGCGAGTGCCTCGGATGGTTTCTGGGAAGACTTTGCCATGCTTTCCCCCCTGGGATTTCACTGCCAGGGCAGGAGGCTTTATCAGTGACCGATTTCTTACTGGTCTCCGTCCTCAGGAATATTACTTTCACTGCATGGCTGGTCGTGAAGG ATTAGTAGATACTGCTGTTAAGACTTCTCGCAGTGGATATCTTCAAAGGTGCTTGATAAAAAATCTTGAGAGCCTCAAAGTTTGTTATGATTATACTGTCCGTGATGCAGATGGCTCGATCATCCAATTTTACTATGGTGAAGATGGTATTGATGTGCATCGAACTAGCTTTCTCAAAAACTTCAAGGCACTTCAAAAG AATGAAGAAACCATTCGTCAAAAGTTTCATCCTGCACGCCAATTCAAttcttatattgaaaaattgCCTAATGGACTTGAAGAAAGGGTGAAGAAATTCTGGATGGAGAGGAAGGCGAAGTTAGATGAAAAATCAAAGAAGTCATTAGCAAAGCATGTGCAAGAGGAACATCTTGAGAAGCAAGTGGAGCAGCTAACTGCAGATAAAAAGAAGCTAGCATCATTTCTTAAATTAGTAGAACAGAAGTATTTGTTTAGTCTGGTGCAAGCCGGGGAACCTGTAGGTGTAATAGCTGGTCAGTCCATAGGTGAACCATCAACTCAGATGAC ACTTAACACTTTCCATCTTGCTGGCCGTGGGGAAATGAATGTCACACTTGGTATTCCACGTCTTCAGGAGATTTTGATGACAGCTTCTGATGTGATTAAGACTCCTTTTTTGTCCTGTCCCTTCCGTGGGTGGACATCAAG GGATGATGCCCAGTCCCTTCTAGCAAAAGTGAATAAGATCACTGTTGCAGACATGATTGAGAGCATGGAAGTCCATCTATTGCCGATATCAATTCACAACAAAAACATTTCTCAAGTTTACAAGCTTATTGTGAAGCTCAAAAAACATGATTTTGTCTCGTTGGAAGATTGCAAGTATACCCTCAAATCTGCGTTTTTGAGGGAGTTGGAGGATGCAATTGAAAATCATTTGTCCTTGCTTTCTAAAATTAGTGgcataaaaaatttcaaatccaGTGCTCAGTCAGTTGCATCGAATGAAACAGATGAAAATGCCTCTGGTGCCAAATCTCAAGAAGATAtggctgatgatgatgatggtgatgaggAGGATGATAGAACTGAGGATCTTGGTTCTGATGCACAAaaaagaaaacagcaagctacaGATGAGATGGATTATGACGATGGATCTGACAATGAGCTTTCTGAAATGAAAAATGATGAGACTGATGATGTCAATAGTAGGGAGGAAGAAGctggagatgatgatgatgaagatgatgaactgAGAGAATCATCAAAGCCTAAATCAAGTGAGAAAAAGACCAAGTCTACAACTAAAGTAAAGCGAAAAAAGGAAATCTTTGTGAAAAAGGAATCTGACAGGGCTATTTTTGTGGGAACAAAAGGGTCATGCTTTGAGGTCCAGTTCAGATTTACAAATGAACCTCATATTTTACTAGCACAG GTGGCTCAGAAGactgcaaagaaagtttacatCAAGAGTTCCGGGAAGATCCATAATTGCAGAATGGTTAAATTTGATGTGGATGAAAATACGGTACTTTGGGACGgggagaaaaaggaaaaagccAAGAGGCTTCAGAACAATGAAAGCAAAAATGCTCCCTTTTATTGGGCACTGAAAGCTGCTGGAGTGGATTTTGGTGCATTTTGGGAATTGCAGGATGTACTTGATGTGAATCGAATATACAGCAATAATATCCATGCCATGCTGCAAACATTTGGGGTCGAAGCTGCCAGGGCAAGTCTCATCAGAGAGGTGAAGACTGTGTTTGGTATTTATGGTGTTGAGATTGATTTTCGCCACTTAAGCCTGATTGCAGACTACATGACCCACAATGGTGGCTACCAACCAATGAGCAGACATGGAAGAATAGCTGATTCATTGTCACCCTTTTTGAAGATGTCTTTTGAAACCGCGTCCAAATTTATAGTAGAAGCAGCATCTCATGGTATGACGGACAACTTGGAAGCACCGTCATCCAGAATATGCCTTGGCTTACCCGTCAAAATGGGTACTGGTTCTTTTGACTTGATGCAAAAGTTGGAAATTGATGCACAATAA